In Anser cygnoides isolate HZ-2024a breed goose chromosome 14, Taihu_goose_T2T_genome, whole genome shotgun sequence, one genomic interval encodes:
- the DUSP1 gene encoding dual specificity protein phosphatase 1 isoform X1, translating into MVNLRVCALECEALRGLLQERAAQCLVLDCRSFFSFNAAHIRGSCNVRLSTIVRRRAKGALALEHVVPNEELRARLRQGLVHTVVLLDERSADLELPKRDSTLLLALGTLCREARGARICFLKGEWPPGVPRGRGRLLLPRRRPRAPLAPGRAALTPRPSPLCPAGGYEAFSAACSELCTKPAAPTGLSLPLSASSAPGSADSGCSSCGTPLYDQGGPVEILPFLYLGSAYHASRKDMLDALGITALINVSANCPNHFEGHYQYKSIPVEDNHKADISSWFNEAIDFIDSVKNDGGRVFVHCQAGISRSATICLAYLMRTNRVKLDEAFEFVKQRRSIISPNFSFMGQLLQFESQVLAPNCSAEAGSPAMSVLDRGASTTTVFNFPVSIPVHTSSNALSYLQSPITTSPSC; encoded by the exons ATGGTGAACCTGCGGGTGTGCGCGCTGGAGTGCGAGGcgctgcgggggctgctgcaggagcgcGCCGCGCAGTGCCTGGTGCTGGACTGCcgctccttcttctccttcaaCGCGGCGCACATCCGCGGCTCCTGCAACGTGCGCCTCAGCACCATCGTCCGCCGCCGGGCGAAGGGAGCCCTGGCCCTGGAGCACGTCGTCCCCAACGAGGAGCTCCGCGCCCGCCTGCGCCAGGGGCTGGTGCACACCGTGGTGCTGCTGGACGAGCGCAGCGCCGACCTGGAGCTGCCCAAGCGGGacagcaccctgctgctggccctcggCACCCTCTGCAGGGAAGCCCGCGGCGCCCGCATCTGCTTTCTCAAGGGTGAGTGGCCGCCCGGGGTCCCCCGGGGACgcggccgcctcctcctcccccgccgccggccgcgggCTCCGCTCGCCCCCGGCCGCGCAGCGCTCACCCCGCgcccctctcccctctgccccgCAGGAGGTTACGAAGCTTTCTCGGCCGCCTGCTCCGAGCTGTGCACCAAGCCGGCCGCCCCCACCGGACTCAGCCTCCCCCTGAGCGCCAGCAGCGCCCCCGGCAGCGCCGACTCGGGGTGCAGCTCCTGCGGCACCCCCCTGTACGAccag GGTGGCCCCGTGGAAATCCTGCCGTTCCTCTACTTGGGCAGCGCGTACCATGCCTCCCGGAAGGACATGCTGGACGCCTTGGGGATCACGGCGCTGATCAACGTCTCGGCCAACTGCCCCAACCACTTCGAAGGGCACTACCAGTACAAGAGTATCCCGGTGGAGGACAACCACAAGGCGGATATCAGCTCCTGGTTTAATGAGGCGATTGATTTCATAG aCTCTGTTAAAAACGATGGAGGAAGGGTGTTTGTGCACTGCCAGGCTGGCATTTCCCGGTCAGCGACCATCTGCCTTGCTTATCTCATGAGGACCAACAGAGTCAAGCTGGATGAAGCCTTTGAGTTCGTGAAGCAGAGAAGGAGCATCATCTCCCCAAACTTCAGCTtcatggggcagctgctccagttTGAGTCGCAGGTCCTTGCCCCCAACTgctcagcagaagctgggagCCCCGCTATGTCAGTATTGGACAGAGGAGCATCGACCACCACAGTCTTTAACTTTCCAGTCTCCATCCCTGTTCACACCTCGTCCAATGCTTTAAGCTACCTTCAGAGTCCCATCACCACTTCCCCGAGCTGCTGA
- the DUSP1 gene encoding dual specificity protein phosphatase 1 isoform X2, producing the protein MVNLRVCALECEALRGLLQERAAQCLVLDCRSFFSFNAAHIRGSCNVRLSTIVRRRAKGALALEHVVPNEELRARLRQGLVHTVVLLDERSADLELPKRDSTLLLALGTLCREARGARICFLKGGYEAFSAACSELCTKPAAPTGLSLPLSASSAPGSADSGCSSCGTPLYDQGGPVEILPFLYLGSAYHASRKDMLDALGITALINVSANCPNHFEGHYQYKSIPVEDNHKADISSWFNEAIDFIDSVKNDGGRVFVHCQAGISRSATICLAYLMRTNRVKLDEAFEFVKQRRSIISPNFSFMGQLLQFESQVLAPNCSAEAGSPAMSVLDRGASTTTVFNFPVSIPVHTSSNALSYLQSPITTSPSC; encoded by the exons ATGGTGAACCTGCGGGTGTGCGCGCTGGAGTGCGAGGcgctgcgggggctgctgcaggagcgcGCCGCGCAGTGCCTGGTGCTGGACTGCcgctccttcttctccttcaaCGCGGCGCACATCCGCGGCTCCTGCAACGTGCGCCTCAGCACCATCGTCCGCCGCCGGGCGAAGGGAGCCCTGGCCCTGGAGCACGTCGTCCCCAACGAGGAGCTCCGCGCCCGCCTGCGCCAGGGGCTGGTGCACACCGTGGTGCTGCTGGACGAGCGCAGCGCCGACCTGGAGCTGCCCAAGCGGGacagcaccctgctgctggccctcggCACCCTCTGCAGGGAAGCCCGCGGCGCCCGCATCTGCTTTCTCAAGG GAGGTTACGAAGCTTTCTCGGCCGCCTGCTCCGAGCTGTGCACCAAGCCGGCCGCCCCCACCGGACTCAGCCTCCCCCTGAGCGCCAGCAGCGCCCCCGGCAGCGCCGACTCGGGGTGCAGCTCCTGCGGCACCCCCCTGTACGAccag GGTGGCCCCGTGGAAATCCTGCCGTTCCTCTACTTGGGCAGCGCGTACCATGCCTCCCGGAAGGACATGCTGGACGCCTTGGGGATCACGGCGCTGATCAACGTCTCGGCCAACTGCCCCAACCACTTCGAAGGGCACTACCAGTACAAGAGTATCCCGGTGGAGGACAACCACAAGGCGGATATCAGCTCCTGGTTTAATGAGGCGATTGATTTCATAG aCTCTGTTAAAAACGATGGAGGAAGGGTGTTTGTGCACTGCCAGGCTGGCATTTCCCGGTCAGCGACCATCTGCCTTGCTTATCTCATGAGGACCAACAGAGTCAAGCTGGATGAAGCCTTTGAGTTCGTGAAGCAGAGAAGGAGCATCATCTCCCCAAACTTCAGCTtcatggggcagctgctccagttTGAGTCGCAGGTCCTTGCCCCCAACTgctcagcagaagctgggagCCCCGCTATGTCAGTATTGGACAGAGGAGCATCGACCACCACAGTCTTTAACTTTCCAGTCTCCATCCCTGTTCACACCTCGTCCAATGCTTTAAGCTACCTTCAGAGTCCCATCACCACTTCCCCGAGCTGCTGA